In Aegilops tauschii subsp. strangulata cultivar AL8/78 chromosome 3, Aet v6.0, whole genome shotgun sequence, one genomic interval encodes:
- the LOC109776842 gene encoding lipid phosphate phosphatase 2-like isoform X2 translates to MRGGGNTNCAQTTEGPGTPVSGQPDRMQQVQHTVQTHGYGLARKHTYDWVVLILLAAVVVVLHYAPPFNRFVGKDMMTDIRYPVKQSTVPAWAVPVISMLCPVLVFIALYVARRDVYDLHHATLGVIFAVLITAAFTDVIKNAVGRPRPDFFWRCFPDGRQVYDQVTGGVICHGEKGFLTDGRKSFPSGHTSWSFAGLGFLSLYLSGKIKAFDRKGHVAKLCIVILPLLLASLVGISRIDNYRHHWEDVFVGGLIGYIMAVLCYLHFFPPPYHHQGWGPYAYFHMLEELEAGNSNNAQNQQSAGEHHIGLTGQHHNGRSRNDLESGSV, encoded by the exons ATGCGTGGTGGAGGCAACACG AACTGCGCACAAACCACTGAGGGTCCTGGCACACCGGTTTCTGGCCAGCCGGATAGGATGCAGCAGGTTCAGCACACGGTTCAGACGCATGGATATGGACTGGCAAGAAAGCACACGTATGATTGGGTCGTTCTTATTCTCCTCGCCGCGGTCGTGGTCGTCTTGCATTATGCTCCCCCGTTTAACCGGTTCGTCGGGAAGGATATGATGACTGATATTAGGTACCCGGTGAAACAGAGTACCGTGCCAGCATGGGCTGTTCCT GTAATCTCTATGCTGTGCCCTGTGCTTGTCTTCATAGCACTGTATGTTGCTAGAAGAGACGTCTATGATCTTCACCACGCAACACTAG GTGTTATTTTTGCTGTGCTGATCACTGCCGCTTTCACTGATGTGATAAAGAATGCAGTAGGGAGACCTAGGCCAGACTTCTTTTGGCGGTGCTTTCCTGATGGAAGGCAG GTATATGATCAAGTGACAGGTGGTGTGATCTGCCATGGCGAGAAAGGTTTCTTAACCGATGGGCGCAAGAGTTTTCCTAGTGGACACACGTCGT GGTCTTTTGCTGGACTTGGGTTTTTGTCACTATACTTATCTGGCAAAATCAAGGCGTTTGATCGCAAAGGTCACGTGGCAAAACTTTGCATCGTgattcttcctcttcttcttgcTTCGCTTGTTGGGATTTCTAGAATAGACAACTATCGGCACCACTGGGAGGATGTGTTTGTCGGCGGCCTGATTG GATATATCATGGCAGTGCTGTGCTATCTGCACTTTTTCCCTCCTCCATATCACCATCAAG GTTGGGGGCCCTATGCATACTTCCACATGCTGGAGGAGCTTGAGGCGGGCAATTCAAATAATGCACAAAACCAACAGTCTGCAGGTGAGCATCATATCGGATTGACCGGCCAACACCATAACGGGAGATCAAGAAATGATTTGGAATCTGGAAGTGTGTAA
- the LOC109776842 gene encoding lipid phosphate phosphatase 2-like isoform X1: MRGGGNTQNCAQTTEGPGTPVSGQPDRMQQVQHTVQTHGYGLARKHTYDWVVLILLAAVVVVLHYAPPFNRFVGKDMMTDIRYPVKQSTVPAWAVPVISMLCPVLVFIALYVARRDVYDLHHATLGVIFAVLITAAFTDVIKNAVGRPRPDFFWRCFPDGRQVYDQVTGGVICHGEKGFLTDGRKSFPSGHTSWSFAGLGFLSLYLSGKIKAFDRKGHVAKLCIVILPLLLASLVGISRIDNYRHHWEDVFVGGLIGYIMAVLCYLHFFPPPYHHQGWGPYAYFHMLEELEAGNSNNAQNQQSAGEHHIGLTGQHHNGRSRNDLESGSV; encoded by the exons ATGCGTGGTGGAGGCAACACG cAGAACTGCGCACAAACCACTGAGGGTCCTGGCACACCGGTTTCTGGCCAGCCGGATAGGATGCAGCAGGTTCAGCACACGGTTCAGACGCATGGATATGGACTGGCAAGAAAGCACACGTATGATTGGGTCGTTCTTATTCTCCTCGCCGCGGTCGTGGTCGTCTTGCATTATGCTCCCCCGTTTAACCGGTTCGTCGGGAAGGATATGATGACTGATATTAGGTACCCGGTGAAACAGAGTACCGTGCCAGCATGGGCTGTTCCT GTAATCTCTATGCTGTGCCCTGTGCTTGTCTTCATAGCACTGTATGTTGCTAGAAGAGACGTCTATGATCTTCACCACGCAACACTAG GTGTTATTTTTGCTGTGCTGATCACTGCCGCTTTCACTGATGTGATAAAGAATGCAGTAGGGAGACCTAGGCCAGACTTCTTTTGGCGGTGCTTTCCTGATGGAAGGCAG GTATATGATCAAGTGACAGGTGGTGTGATCTGCCATGGCGAGAAAGGTTTCTTAACCGATGGGCGCAAGAGTTTTCCTAGTGGACACACGTCGT GGTCTTTTGCTGGACTTGGGTTTTTGTCACTATACTTATCTGGCAAAATCAAGGCGTTTGATCGCAAAGGTCACGTGGCAAAACTTTGCATCGTgattcttcctcttcttcttgcTTCGCTTGTTGGGATTTCTAGAATAGACAACTATCGGCACCACTGGGAGGATGTGTTTGTCGGCGGCCTGATTG GATATATCATGGCAGTGCTGTGCTATCTGCACTTTTTCCCTCCTCCATATCACCATCAAG GTTGGGGGCCCTATGCATACTTCCACATGCTGGAGGAGCTTGAGGCGGGCAATTCAAATAATGCACAAAACCAACAGTCTGCAGGTGAGCATCATATCGGATTGACCGGCCAACACCATAACGGGAGATCAAGAAATGATTTGGAATCTGGAAGTGTGTAA
- the LOC109776842 gene encoding putative lipid phosphate phosphatase 3, chloroplastic isoform X3, which produces MQQVQHTVQTHGYGLARKHTYDWVVLILLAAVVVVLHYAPPFNRFVGKDMMTDIRYPVKQSTVPAWAVPVISMLCPVLVFIALYVARRDVYDLHHATLGVIFAVLITAAFTDVIKNAVGRPRPDFFWRCFPDGRQVYDQVTGGVICHGEKGFLTDGRKSFPSGHTSWSFAGLGFLSLYLSGKIKAFDRKGHVAKLCIVILPLLLASLVGISRIDNYRHHWEDVFVGGLIGYIMAVLCYLHFFPPPYHHQGWGPYAYFHMLEELEAGNSNNAQNQQSAGEHHIGLTGQHHNGRSRNDLESGSV; this is translated from the exons ATGCAGCAGGTTCAGCACACGGTTCAGACGCATGGATATGGACTGGCAAGAAAGCACACGTATGATTGGGTCGTTCTTATTCTCCTCGCCGCGGTCGTGGTCGTCTTGCATTATGCTCCCCCGTTTAACCGGTTCGTCGGGAAGGATATGATGACTGATATTAGGTACCCGGTGAAACAGAGTACCGTGCCAGCATGGGCTGTTCCT GTAATCTCTATGCTGTGCCCTGTGCTTGTCTTCATAGCACTGTATGTTGCTAGAAGAGACGTCTATGATCTTCACCACGCAACACTAG GTGTTATTTTTGCTGTGCTGATCACTGCCGCTTTCACTGATGTGATAAAGAATGCAGTAGGGAGACCTAGGCCAGACTTCTTTTGGCGGTGCTTTCCTGATGGAAGGCAG GTATATGATCAAGTGACAGGTGGTGTGATCTGCCATGGCGAGAAAGGTTTCTTAACCGATGGGCGCAAGAGTTTTCCTAGTGGACACACGTCGT GGTCTTTTGCTGGACTTGGGTTTTTGTCACTATACTTATCTGGCAAAATCAAGGCGTTTGATCGCAAAGGTCACGTGGCAAAACTTTGCATCGTgattcttcctcttcttcttgcTTCGCTTGTTGGGATTTCTAGAATAGACAACTATCGGCACCACTGGGAGGATGTGTTTGTCGGCGGCCTGATTG GATATATCATGGCAGTGCTGTGCTATCTGCACTTTTTCCCTCCTCCATATCACCATCAAG GTTGGGGGCCCTATGCATACTTCCACATGCTGGAGGAGCTTGAGGCGGGCAATTCAAATAATGCACAAAACCAACAGTCTGCAGGTGAGCATCATATCGGATTGACCGGCCAACACCATAACGGGAGATCAAGAAATGATTTGGAATCTGGAAGTGTGTAA
- the LOC109776832 gene encoding uncharacterized protein, whose amino-acid sequence MCFEFGSCFGGGRRDDYGRSRGNHGHGYLSEPAPEYRQPPIIDVHEAGHKAYHDSTPKADHAHAGSHAAYLQDQAGGETPPRHPAWHNKVGDDAGNGAYTPRHHEAAADHRGNAAMAYHPRQVLASR is encoded by the coding sequence ATGTGCTTCGAGTTCGGCTCGTGCTTCGGCGGCGGCAGGCGGGACGACTACGGCCGCAGCAGAGGGAACCACGGCCACGGCTACTTGTCGGAGCCGGCGCCGGAGTACCGGCAGCCGCCCATCATCGACGTCCACGAGGCTGGGCACAAGGCCTACCACGACAGCACGCCGAAAGCCGACCACGCCCACGCCGGCAGCCACGCAGCCTACTTGCAAGACCAGGCTGGCGGCGAGACGCCGCCGAGGCATCCCGCGTGGCACAACAAGGTCGGCGACGACGCCGGCAACGGCGCCTACACGCCGCGCCACCACGAAGCTGCGGCTGATCACAGGGGCAACGCCGCCATGGCTTACCACCCTCGTCAGGTACTAGCTAGTCGTTAG